A window from Primulina huaijiensis isolate GDHJ02 chromosome 11, ASM1229523v2, whole genome shotgun sequence encodes these proteins:
- the LOC140987402 gene encoding dirigent protein 22-like isoform X1: protein MEKMGSILFLCSIVLCTVAVVHGHNGPAGVGKGPEEMKLWYKKLPHLKQKVTELRFYLHDIVSGPNPTNIPIALSNYTIHSPTYFGMIATIDDLLTSGSSPDSEIVGRAQGLFVSSALEKLGFHMTYNFVFTSGKYKGSTLSLIGHNPFKDQYRELPIVGGSGVFRLARGSAMLNTIEYNNTSGDAIVEYNVVVLHYA from the coding sequence ATGGAGAAGATGGGctctattttatttctttgCTCGATTGTACTATGTACCGTAGCTGTGGTGCATGGGCATAATGGGCCTGCAGGCGTTGGTAAGGGTCCCGAAGAAATGAAACTTTGGTACAAAAAACTGCCTCACTTGAAGCAAAAGGTGACCGAGCTTCGTTTTTACCTTCATGACATTGTTAGCGGCCCAAATCCGACCAATATTCCGATTGCACTATCCAACTATACGATTCATTCCCCTACATATTTCGGCATGATCGCCACCATAGACGATCTATTAACTTCAGGGTCGAGCCCAGATTCAGAGATAGTTGGCCGAGCTCAGGGCCTTTTCGTGTCGTCCGCGTTGGAGAAGCTTGGCTTCCATATGACATATAATTTTGTGTTTACAAGTGGGAAATACAAAGGCAGCACACTGAGTCTGATCGGCCACAATCCGTTCAAGGATCAGTATCGTGAGCTGCCGATTGTTGGTGGCTCCGGTGTTTTCCGACTAGCACGTGGCTCTGCCATGCTGAATACGATCGAGTATAACAACACTTCGGGTGATGCTATTGTGGAGTATAATGTTGTTGTTTTGCATTATGCATAA
- the LOC140987402 gene encoding dirigent protein 22-like isoform X2, whose amino-acid sequence MISYLRTLLSLRIFLPEVLFWHFLTFQGWKFTEERRKKMEKMGSILFLCSIVLCTVAVVHGHNGPAGVGKGPEEMKLWYKKLPHLKQKVTELRFYLHDIVSGPNPTNIPIALSNYTIHSPTYFGMIATIDDLLTSGSSPDSEIVGRAQGLFVSSALEKLGFHMTYNFVFTSGKYKGSTLSLIGHNPFKDQYRELPIVGGSGVFRLARGSAMLNTIEYNNTSGDAIVEYNVVVLHYA is encoded by the exons ATGATTTCATATTTGCGAACATTGCTGTCTCTGAGAATTTTCCTTCCAGAAGTTCTATTTTGGCACTTTTTAACTT TTCAGGGCTGGAAATTTACAGAGGAGCGCAGGAAGAAAATGGAGAAGATGGGctctattttatttctttgCTCGATTGTACTATGTACCGTAGCTGTGGTGCATGGGCATAATGGGCCTGCAGGCGTTGGTAAGGGTCCCGAAGAAATGAAACTTTGGTACAAAAAACTGCCTCACTTGAAGCAAAAGGTGACCGAGCTTCGTTTTTACCTTCATGACATTGTTAGCGGCCCAAATCCGACCAATATTCCGATTGCACTATCCAACTATACGATTCATTCCCCTACATATTTCGGCATGATCGCCACCATAGACGATCTATTAACTTCAGGGTCGAGCCCAGATTCAGAGATAGTTGGCCGAGCTCAGGGCCTTTTCGTGTCGTCCGCGTTGGAGAAGCTTGGCTTCCATATGACATATAATTTTGTGTTTACAAGTGGGAAATACAAAGGCAGCACACTGAGTCTGATCGGCCACAATCCGTTCAAGGATCAGTATCGTGAGCTGCCGATTGTTGGTGGCTCCGGTGTTTTCCGACTAGCACGTGGCTCTGCCATGCTGAATACGATCGAGTATAACAACACTTCGGGTGATGCTATTGTGGAGTATAATGTTGTTGTTTTGCATTATGCATAA